The following are encoded in a window of Polycladomyces subterraneus genomic DNA:
- a CDS encoding ornithine--oxo-acid transaminase produces MSRNQSLIELTEKYGARNYHPLPIVISKAEGVWVEDADGNKYMDMLSAYSALNHGHRHPRLIAALKEQADKVTLTSRAFHNDQLGLFYEKVAQLTGKEMILPMNTGAEAVETALKAARRWAYDVKKVPENQAEIIVCENNFHGRTITAVSLSSSDEYKRGFGPLTPGFKIIPYGDVEALKAAITPNTAAFLVEPIQGEAGVIVPPEGYLREAYQVCKEHNVLFIADEIQTGFGRTGQLFACDWEDVRPDLYVMGKALGGGVMPISAVAGDKEVMGVFEPGSHGSTFGGNPLACAVSVAALDVLVEENLPQRSRELGEYFMAELKKIHNPIIKEIRGKGLFIGMELFEPARPHCERLAEEGLLCKETHENTIRFAPPLTITQEELDWALAKIRKVMSV; encoded by the coding sequence ATGTCACGGAACCAATCATTGATCGAATTGACGGAAAAATACGGCGCGAGGAACTACCATCCCCTGCCGATCGTGATTTCCAAGGCGGAAGGTGTTTGGGTGGAGGATGCCGACGGCAACAAGTACATGGACATGCTGAGCGCCTATTCGGCATTGAATCACGGACACCGCCATCCCCGTCTGATCGCGGCGCTGAAAGAACAAGCGGATAAAGTTACCTTGACATCTCGTGCTTTCCACAATGATCAGCTGGGACTTTTTTACGAAAAAGTGGCTCAATTGACAGGCAAAGAGATGATCCTGCCGATGAATACCGGTGCCGAAGCGGTGGAAACCGCCCTCAAAGCAGCCCGGCGCTGGGCCTATGACGTGAAGAAAGTGCCGGAAAACCAAGCGGAAATCATCGTCTGTGAAAACAACTTCCACGGACGGACCATCACCGCGGTCTCTCTCTCGTCCAGCGACGAGTACAAACGCGGATTCGGCCCGTTGACCCCTGGCTTCAAAATCATTCCGTACGGTGATGTTGAAGCGCTGAAAGCAGCCATCACGCCCAACACCGCCGCCTTCCTGGTAGAGCCGATCCAAGGAGAAGCGGGCGTTATCGTGCCGCCGGAAGGATATTTGCGTGAAGCTTACCAAGTATGTAAAGAGCACAACGTCCTGTTCATCGCCGACGAGATCCAAACCGGCTTCGGGCGAACCGGCCAACTGTTCGCCTGCGACTGGGAAGATGTTCGGCCGGATCTGTATGTGATGGGGAAAGCGTTGGGCGGCGGCGTGATGCCGATCTCCGCCGTAGCCGGTGATAAGGAAGTGATGGGAGTATTTGAACCGGGCTCCCACGGTTCCACCTTCGGCGGCAACCCGTTGGCCTGCGCTGTCTCCGTGGCTGCACTGGATGTGCTGGTGGAAGAAAACTTGCCTCAGCGCTCGCGTGAATTGGGCGAATATTTCATGGCCGAGCTGAAAAAAATCCATAATCCGATCATCAAGGAAATCCGCGGCAAAGGCCTCTTCATCGGGATGGAATTGTTTGAACCGGCCCGTCCGCACTGCGAGCGTCTGGCTGAAGAAGGGTTGTTGTGCAAAGAGACGCACGAAAACACCATCCGTTTCGCTCCGCCGCTCACGATTACCCAAGAGGAGCTGGATTGGGCACTGGCCAAGATCCGGAAAGTGATGTCTGTTTGA
- the rsfS gene encoding ribosome silencing factor, producing MNLVEIAQLAATTAEEKKAQRVTILDIRGLSVIADYFVICHGNSQKQVQAIVTAIKDKMHEAKVPLRGIEGFAEARWVLMDLGDVVVHVFHKDEREFYDLERLWGDAREIRQVQ from the coding sequence TTGAACCTGGTGGAGATTGCGCAATTGGCGGCTACGACTGCCGAGGAGAAAAAGGCACAGCGTGTCACCATCCTGGATATCCGTGGATTGTCGGTGATTGCCGATTACTTCGTCATCTGTCACGGAAATTCGCAAAAGCAAGTGCAAGCCATTGTAACTGCGATCAAGGACAAAATGCACGAGGCAAAGGTTCCTCTCAGGGGAATCGAAGGGTTTGCCGAGGCGCGCTGGGTACTGATGGACCTCGGGGATGTAGTCGTCCACGTCTTCCACAAGGATGAACGCGAATTTTACGACCTGGAACGGTTGTGGGGCGATGCCAGGGAAATTCGACAGGTGCAATGA
- a CDS encoding shikimate dehydrogenase produces MHIDGTTGVVGLLGHPVAHSKSPEMMNRAFQAASLPYIYAAFDVAPEALGDAVRGLRALGVRGWNVTIPHKVAIMEWLDEVDETARAIGAVNTVVNDNGRLVGYNTDGAGYLRSLREETGLDVTAQRVLIIGAGGAARAVGHALATAGVQHITVANRTVEKAEELAAHLRQWTVTDVVGLADIDQVMEDTTLLVQSTSVGMHPHVDEMPISPSSLHHRLIVSDLIYRPKSTRLLQEAKKRGARVHSGLGMLLYQAVLAFEHWMGCPAPVEIMREVLEASLQGE; encoded by the coding sequence ATGCACATCGACGGAACGACCGGCGTCGTGGGACTATTGGGTCATCCGGTTGCCCATTCCAAATCGCCGGAGATGATGAATCGGGCGTTTCAGGCGGCCAGCCTTCCTTATATATATGCGGCGTTCGATGTGGCGCCGGAAGCGTTGGGCGATGCTGTGCGAGGTTTACGCGCCTTGGGTGTCCGCGGTTGGAATGTCACGATCCCGCACAAAGTCGCCATCATGGAATGGTTGGATGAAGTGGACGAAACAGCCAGGGCTATCGGTGCCGTTAACACGGTGGTCAACGACAACGGCCGATTGGTCGGGTACAATACCGACGGTGCGGGTTATCTGCGCTCGCTTCGGGAGGAAACCGGCCTGGATGTTACTGCACAACGCGTATTGATCATCGGTGCGGGTGGTGCGGCACGAGCGGTGGGACATGCACTGGCGACGGCGGGGGTGCAGCACATCACGGTGGCCAACCGCACAGTGGAAAAAGCGGAGGAACTGGCGGCCCATCTCCGGCAGTGGACGGTGACAGATGTGGTCGGGTTGGCCGACATCGACCAAGTGATGGAGGATACCACCCTGTTGGTGCAATCCACATCTGTGGGAATGCATCCGCATGTGGATGAGATGCCGATCTCGCCGTCCAGTCTGCATCATCGTCTTATCGTGAGTGATCTGATTTACCGGCCGAAGAGTACTCGATTGTTGCAAGAGGCGAAAAAACGGGGAGCCCGTGTGCACTCCGGATTGGGCATGTTGCTCTACCAAGCGGTGTTGGCGTTCGAACATTGGATGGGATGTCCCGCACCGGTTGAGATCATGCGGGAGGTGCTGGAAGCCTCACTGCAAGGAGAATGA
- a CDS encoding helix-hairpin-helix domain-containing protein, which produces MWEDKWYYRINKWAMATGMLALVVIGLIVLLISHREETAPVPTLPAYKPALPATPSAGNREKATEVVVDVKGAVNRPGVYKLSSSSRVQDAMLHAGGAAPSADVNRVNLAQPLADGMVVYIPRKGEQGPPPVAGATGSVPDGGTQSGTTANGGKISLNSATAEQLDQLDGIGPSKAAAIIRYREEHGPFRSVDELANVPGIGEKTLKKFRDRLTVP; this is translated from the coding sequence GTGTGGGAGGACAAGTGGTACTACCGAATCAATAAGTGGGCGATGGCGACAGGGATGCTGGCGCTGGTGGTGATCGGACTCATCGTGTTGTTGATCAGCCATCGGGAAGAGACTGCACCGGTTCCAACCCTGCCTGCCTATAAACCGGCCCTACCGGCAACACCGTCTGCCGGGAATAGGGAAAAAGCCACTGAGGTTGTCGTTGACGTCAAGGGGGCGGTCAACCGCCCGGGTGTTTACAAGTTATCCAGCAGTTCGCGTGTGCAGGACGCGATGCTACATGCAGGCGGTGCGGCACCGTCAGCGGATGTGAATCGGGTTAACCTGGCTCAGCCGTTGGCTGACGGGATGGTGGTCTATATCCCGCGAAAAGGGGAACAGGGACCTCCTCCCGTGGCCGGTGCAACCGGGTCGGTCCCAGATGGCGGGACGCAGTCAGGCACCACGGCTAACGGTGGCAAAATTTCGCTCAACTCTGCCACAGCGGAACAGCTCGATCAGCTGGATGGAATTGGCCCGTCCAAAGCGGCGGCTATCATACGTTATCGTGAGGAGCATGGTCCTTTTCGCTCGGTGGACGAGCTGGCTAACGTTCCGGGGATCGGGGAGAAAACACTGAAAAAGTTTCGCGATCGGTTGACTGTGCCGTGA
- the yqeK gene encoding bis(5'-nucleosyl)-tetraphosphatase (symmetrical) YqeK yields the protein MEREKLLQAVEKELPRSRFEHTLRVAETAVRLADRFGADKEKADLAGILHDYCKYWPDERMRDWILRHHLPSDLLHYNKELWHAPVGAEAVRECLGVTDPEVLDAIRYHTTGRPNMTRLEQVVFLADYIEPGRRFPGVDEVRAVAESDLDRAVLMALDNTIRFLIDRGQKVYPLTLMARNDVLERVSGKNSS from the coding sequence ATGGAACGTGAGAAGTTGTTGCAAGCTGTAGAAAAGGAACTACCCCGATCACGGTTTGAACACACTTTGCGCGTTGCGGAAACGGCCGTTCGATTGGCCGATCGGTTCGGAGCTGATAAAGAGAAGGCCGATTTGGCGGGTATTCTGCATGATTACTGCAAATATTGGCCGGATGAACGCATGAGGGATTGGATTCTTCGTCATCATTTACCGTCGGATCTGTTACACTATAATAAAGAATTGTGGCATGCCCCCGTCGGTGCCGAAGCGGTGCGCGAGTGCCTGGGGGTGACGGATCCCGAGGTGTTGGACGCGATCCGTTACCATACGACCGGACGGCCGAACATGACGCGCTTGGAACAAGTGGTGTTTCTGGCGGATTATATCGAACCAGGCCGACGGTTCCCCGGTGTGGACGAAGTGCGCGCCGTGGCCGAATCCGACTTGGATCGTGCCGTGTTGATGGCGCTCGACAACACGATTCGCTTCCTGATCGACCGTGGTCAGAAGGTGTATCCCTTGACGCTTATGGCCCGAAACGATGTATTGGAGCGGGTGTCGGGAAAAAATTCATCCTGA
- a CDS encoding homocysteine synthase, whose product MSESQQYGLETLAVHGGQEPDPVTNARAVPIYQTTSYVFNDTEHAANLFALKEFGNIYTRIMNPTQDVFEKRVAALEGGVGALATSSGQAAITYSILNIAKAGDEIVSSSSLYGGTYNLFQHTLPKLGITVRFVDPSDPENFKKAINEKTRAVFAEIIGNPKMDVLDVEAVAKVAHDAGLPLIVDNTFATPYLCRPIEFGADIVVHSATKFIGGHGTSIGGVIVDSGKFDWTNGKFPELTEPDPSYHGVSYTEAVGPLAYIIKARVQLLRDTGAAISPFNAFLFLQGLETLHLRMERHSENALRVARFLQEHELVEWVSHPGLEGHPSYEKAKKYLPKGQGAIFTFGIKGGLEAGKKLIENLRLFSHLANVGDAKSLVIHPASTTHQQLTEEEQLAAGVTPELVRLSVGIESVDDLIADLDQALKKSQQVITA is encoded by the coding sequence ATGAGCGAATCGCAACAATACGGTCTGGAAACGTTGGCGGTCCACGGTGGCCAAGAGCCGGACCCGGTGACCAATGCCCGAGCGGTACCGATTTACCAGACCACTTCCTATGTATTCAACGATACGGAACATGCGGCTAATTTGTTTGCGTTGAAAGAATTCGGTAATATCTACACCCGCATCATGAACCCGACACAAGATGTGTTTGAAAAGCGGGTGGCTGCGCTGGAAGGGGGCGTCGGTGCGCTGGCGACGAGTTCTGGTCAGGCGGCAATCACCTACTCCATCCTAAACATCGCCAAAGCCGGGGACGAAATCGTCTCATCCAGCAGTTTGTATGGCGGCACATACAACCTGTTTCAACACACCTTGCCCAAGCTGGGGATCACCGTGCGGTTCGTCGATCCTTCTGATCCGGAAAATTTCAAAAAGGCGATCAATGAAAAGACACGGGCCGTCTTTGCGGAAATCATCGGCAATCCCAAAATGGATGTGCTGGATGTGGAAGCCGTGGCCAAAGTGGCCCATGATGCCGGTTTGCCGCTGATTGTGGACAACACGTTTGCCACGCCGTACTTGTGCCGGCCGATCGAGTTCGGGGCAGATATCGTGGTGCACTCAGCCACCAAATTCATTGGAGGACACGGCACCAGCATTGGTGGGGTGATTGTGGATTCGGGCAAATTCGATTGGACCAACGGCAAGTTCCCGGAATTGACCGAACCGGACCCGAGTTATCACGGGGTTTCCTACACCGAAGCGGTCGGGCCGCTGGCCTACATCATCAAGGCTCGGGTTCAACTGTTGCGGGACACCGGCGCTGCCATCTCTCCGTTCAATGCGTTTTTGTTCTTGCAGGGGTTGGAAACGTTGCATCTGCGAATGGAACGGCACAGCGAAAACGCGCTTCGGGTCGCCCGGTTCCTCCAGGAACACGAACTGGTGGAATGGGTAAGCCATCCGGGATTGGAAGGCCATCCGTCGTACGAAAAAGCGAAAAAATACCTGCCCAAAGGGCAAGGTGCCATTTTCACGTTCGGTATCAAGGGCGGTTTGGAAGCAGGCAAAAAACTCATCGAAAACTTGCGCCTCTTTTCTCACCTGGCCAACGTGGGTGACGCCAAATCCCTCGTGATCCATCCGGCCAGCACCACGCACCAGCAATTGACGGAGGAAGAACAGTTGGCCGCAGGTGTAACACCGGAACTGGTCCGCTTGTCCGTAGGGATTGAGTCGGTGGACGACTTGATCGCAGATCTGGATCAGGCATTGAAGAAAAGTCAACAAGTCATCACGGCCTGA
- the comER gene encoding late competence protein ComER, giving the protein MKFGFIGTGSMGSNLVLAFVQSYAMQPDRIIVSNRTRDKAERLALDCPGIHVADHNRETAKKADCIFLCVKPGDFRHVLDEIQDVVRPDHYVISITSPVMIRDLEEHLDAKIAKVIPSICHASLSGNSLLIPGTRFSDEDTQWLYQLFSCISEPLYIDEAHTRAASDLASCGPAFLANILEQWIQAAIKVTGLPEETATSLVEQMIVGTGKLLTENGFTLQSLQDRVAVPGGITREGLYLLDEAFIPYFTRLFQLTHMKFSEDLRKVQQSFQRAEKNL; this is encoded by the coding sequence ATGAAATTCGGCTTCATCGGGACGGGGAGCATGGGAAGCAACCTGGTTCTCGCGTTTGTCCAATCTTACGCCATGCAACCCGATCGTATCATCGTTTCCAACCGTACACGCGACAAAGCGGAACGGCTGGCTCTGGATTGCCCTGGCATTCACGTGGCCGATCACAATCGGGAAACGGCCAAAAAGGCGGATTGTATCTTTCTCTGCGTCAAACCGGGAGATTTTCGACATGTGTTGGATGAGATACAGGATGTTGTCCGACCGGACCACTATGTCATCTCCATCACCAGTCCGGTGATGATTCGCGATTTGGAAGAGCATTTGGACGCGAAAATCGCCAAAGTAATCCCTAGTATTTGTCATGCCTCATTGTCGGGTAACTCTCTGTTGATACCCGGAACCCGTTTTTCGGATGAAGACACCCAGTGGTTATACCAGCTGTTCTCCTGCATCAGCGAACCGCTGTACATCGACGAAGCCCATACGCGCGCCGCTTCCGATTTAGCCAGCTGTGGTCCTGCGTTTCTTGCCAACATCTTGGAGCAATGGATCCAAGCCGCCATCAAAGTGACCGGACTTCCTGAAGAAACCGCCACCTCCTTAGTGGAACAGATGATCGTCGGTACGGGAAAATTGCTGACAGAAAACGGGTTCACACTGCAATCCCTCCAGGATCGGGTGGCCGTTCCCGGCGGGATCACGCGCGAGGGACTGTATCTTTTGGATGAGGCCTTCATCCCCTATTTCACCCGCCTTTTCCAACTGACGCACATGAAATTTTCCGAAGACCTCCGCAAAGTGCAGCAATCGTTCCAACGCGCTGAGAAAAATCTTTGA
- a CDS encoding nicotinate-nucleotide adenylyltransferase, whose product MNIGIFGGTFDPIHIGHLIIAEQAWQSAGLDEVWFIPAASPPHKPGQGITPAEHRVAMVRLAIRDHPKFRLSTVELQRPGPSYTVDTVRQLCAQHPHDRFFLIVGGDMVNDLPNWYKIEEILQMVDIIGHARPGTKTDALPPEIEEKVIWVQDPVTVNISSTQIRRQLARGASGRYLLPEPVRKYIKGKRLYGT is encoded by the coding sequence ATGAACATCGGCATTTTTGGCGGCACGTTTGATCCGATTCATATCGGTCATCTGATCATTGCCGAACAGGCGTGGCAAAGTGCCGGATTGGACGAGGTGTGGTTCATCCCGGCAGCGTCTCCGCCCCACAAACCGGGACAAGGCATCACTCCCGCAGAACATCGGGTGGCAATGGTCAGGCTGGCGATACGCGATCACCCCAAGTTTCGATTGTCCACAGTTGAGTTGCAACGCCCGGGACCATCCTATACTGTGGATACGGTTCGCCAGCTGTGTGCACAACATCCACATGATCGGTTTTTTCTCATTGTGGGCGGGGATATGGTGAACGATTTGCCGAATTGGTATAAAATAGAGGAAATCCTGCAAATGGTGGACATCATCGGACACGCGCGCCCCGGAACGAAGACGGATGCTTTGCCCCCGGAGATCGAGGAGAAAGTGATCTGGGTGCAAGATCCCGTCACTGTGAATATTTCATCCACTCAGATTCGCCGGCAATTGGCGCGTGGTGCTTCCGGGCGGTATCTTTTGCCGGAACCGGTGCGCAAGTACATCAAGGGGAAGAGGTTGTATGGAACGTGA
- the leuS gene encoding leucine--tRNA ligase, with the protein MRTYQPSEIEPKWQAVWQERRMHRTDEDRDKPKFYALEQFPYPSGEGLHMGHVRVYTIGDVIARFKRMNGYRVLHPMGADAFGLPAENAAIQRGVNPREWTLKNMKRIREEQARLGVSYDWERYVGTCLPDYYKLTQWLFLLFYERGLAYREKAAVNWCPTCNTVLANEQVENGLCWRCDSEVTKKELEQWFLRITDYADRLLEGLDRLPKWPDKVKAMQRNWIGRSEGAHVTFTIPELDHEKVTVFTTRPDTLFGVTYLVLAPEHPLVPQLIRGKENESIIADFIERMRKESEITRTAADAEKVGYFTGAYAQHPLTGEKVPIWVANYVLMDYGTGAVMGVPAHDERDFLFARKYDLPIRVVIRPEEGVTDELTEAYTGEGKLVNSGDFNGLNNREAIKAIARHLEEKGLGGPTVNYRLRDWLISRQRYWGCPIPIVYCDDCGIVPVPKEQLPVLLPEDVVFDGKRNPLTTSETFVHTECPRCGKSARRETDTMDTFIDSSWYFFRYTDAHNEDMPFDPDKVKDWLPVDEYIGGIEHAVLHLLYSRFFTKVLYDAGLVPVDEPFTSLLTQGMVLKDGAKMSKSKGNVVSPMEIVEKYGADTARMFILFAAPPERDLEWSDAGVEGSYRFLNRVWRMVEQHASLFEQRPAPDTTSREAQELNRLRHRTVKKVTEDVNERYHFNTAISAIMELVNGIYAYPEDADRGTLADAIETVVLLLAPFAPHITEELWQRMGHQDSVHAQSWPTFDPAALVQNEVEIAVQINGKVRDKVVVPAEADKSEVEALVMKLDRVQTLLEGKTVRKVIVVPRKLVNIVAN; encoded by the coding sequence ATGCGGACGTATCAACCGAGTGAAATCGAACCGAAATGGCAAGCGGTCTGGCAGGAGCGCCGCATGCACCGGACCGACGAGGATCGGGACAAACCGAAATTTTACGCGCTGGAACAATTCCCTTATCCTTCGGGTGAAGGGTTACATATGGGCCATGTTCGGGTGTATACCATCGGGGATGTGATCGCCCGCTTCAAACGGATGAACGGATACCGCGTCCTGCACCCCATGGGCGCTGACGCGTTCGGTCTTCCGGCGGAGAATGCCGCCATCCAGCGGGGGGTGAATCCCCGCGAGTGGACGTTGAAAAATATGAAGCGGATTCGGGAGGAACAAGCCCGGCTGGGCGTGTCGTACGACTGGGAGCGATATGTCGGTACATGTTTGCCGGATTATTACAAATTGACGCAGTGGCTGTTTCTGCTCTTTTACGAGCGGGGGCTGGCTTATCGCGAAAAGGCGGCTGTCAACTGGTGCCCCACCTGTAATACGGTGCTGGCCAACGAACAAGTTGAAAACGGGCTGTGTTGGCGTTGTGACTCGGAGGTGACCAAAAAGGAGCTGGAGCAATGGTTCCTGCGCATCACCGATTACGCCGACCGTCTGCTCGAAGGATTGGACCGGCTGCCGAAATGGCCAGACAAAGTGAAGGCCATGCAGCGGAACTGGATTGGTCGCAGCGAGGGGGCGCACGTCACCTTTACGATCCCCGAACTGGATCATGAAAAAGTAACTGTGTTCACCACTCGTCCCGACACGTTGTTCGGTGTCACTTACCTGGTGTTGGCACCGGAGCATCCGCTGGTTCCGCAATTGATCCGTGGGAAGGAAAATGAATCGATCATTGCCGATTTTATCGAACGCATGCGGAAAGAATCCGAAATCACGCGGACAGCGGCGGATGCGGAAAAAGTGGGCTATTTCACGGGAGCGTATGCTCAACATCCTTTAACCGGTGAAAAAGTGCCAATCTGGGTGGCAAACTATGTCTTGATGGATTACGGCACTGGCGCGGTGATGGGAGTACCGGCCCACGATGAGCGGGACTTCCTGTTCGCCCGGAAATACGATTTGCCGATTCGAGTCGTCATCCGTCCGGAGGAGGGGGTCACCGACGAGTTGACAGAAGCGTATACCGGCGAAGGGAAACTGGTCAACTCGGGTGATTTCAACGGATTGAACAACCGGGAAGCGATCAAGGCCATCGCCCGTCATCTGGAGGAAAAAGGGCTGGGCGGACCGACGGTCAACTACCGCCTGCGCGACTGGCTGATTTCGCGGCAACGGTATTGGGGATGCCCGATTCCGATCGTCTACTGCGACGATTGTGGCATCGTCCCGGTACCGAAAGAACAACTGCCGGTTCTTCTGCCCGAAGACGTCGTATTTGACGGCAAACGCAATCCGCTCACCACGTCGGAAACGTTTGTGCACACCGAATGTCCCCGCTGCGGCAAGTCGGCACGCCGGGAGACGGACACGATGGATACGTTTATCGATTCGTCCTGGTATTTCTTCCGGTATACGGATGCGCACAACGAAGACATGCCGTTCGATCCGGACAAGGTGAAGGATTGGCTGCCGGTCGACGAGTATATCGGCGGGATTGAGCACGCTGTGTTGCATCTGTTGTACTCTCGATTCTTCACCAAGGTGCTGTACGATGCCGGGTTGGTGCCAGTGGATGAACCGTTTACAAGCCTGCTGACCCAGGGAATGGTGCTCAAAGACGGAGCAAAAATGTCCAAGTCCAAGGGTAACGTGGTCAGCCCGATGGAGATCGTCGAAAAATACGGGGCGGACACTGCCAGGATGTTTATCCTGTTTGCCGCACCACCGGAGCGTGACTTGGAATGGTCGGATGCCGGGGTGGAAGGCAGCTACCGTTTCTTGAACCGCGTCTGGCGGATGGTGGAGCAGCACGCCTCCCTGTTCGAACAACGCCCCGCACCTGATACGACGAGCAGAGAAGCCCAGGAACTGAACCGGTTGCGTCACCGAACCGTCAAAAAAGTGACGGAAGATGTGAATGAACGTTATCACTTCAACACCGCCATCAGCGCCATCATGGAACTGGTCAACGGTATCTATGCCTATCCGGAGGATGCCGACCGCGGAACACTGGCCGATGCGATTGAGACGGTCGTGCTGTTGTTGGCGCCGTTTGCCCCTCATATCACAGAAGAACTGTGGCAGCGGATGGGCCATCAAGACAGCGTGCATGCCCAGTCGTGGCCGACCTTTGATCCGGCTGCTTTGGTGCAAAACGAAGTGGAGATCGCCGTGCAGATCAACGGTAAGGTGCGGGATAAAGTGGTTGTGCCGGCTGAGGCGGACAAGAGCGAAGTGGAAGCACTGGTCATGAAGCTGGACCGTGTCCAAACACTGTTGGAGGGGAAAACGGTCCGCAAAGTGATCGTCGTACCGCGCAAATTGGTCAACATCGTGGCAAATTGA
- a CDS encoding YqeG family HAD IIIA-type phosphatase produces MFKAIVPDLYVQSIYDIDFHQLQRRGVKAAIVDLDNTLVEADRPDATPKLVSWLDQVQGMGFRVMIVSNNTRTRVSRFATPLQIPFIHRAKKPLSRAFKKALRRLETKPEETVVIGDQLFTDVLGAKRMGLFAILVVPISESEGFFTKINRMMERIVFRWMKEKGMLRWGDRP; encoded by the coding sequence GTGTTTAAAGCGATTGTTCCTGATCTGTATGTACAATCTATATACGATATCGACTTCCATCAGTTGCAACGTCGCGGGGTCAAAGCGGCCATCGTTGATTTGGACAATACACTGGTGGAAGCGGACCGTCCCGACGCCACCCCCAAATTGGTCAGTTGGTTGGACCAGGTACAGGGGATGGGATTTCGCGTGATGATCGTTTCCAACAACACGCGCACACGTGTGTCTCGGTTTGCGACACCCTTGCAGATTCCATTTATTCACCGTGCGAAGAAACCGCTCTCCCGTGCGTTCAAAAAGGCGTTGCGGCGCTTGGAGACCAAACCGGAGGAGACCGTGGTCATCGGTGATCAGTTGTTCACCGATGTGTTGGGAGCCAAACGAATGGGCCTGTTTGCAATTCTGGTCGTGCCGATTTCCGAATCAGAAGGCTTCTTCACCAAGATCAACCGTATGATGGAACGGATCGTCTTCCGCTGGATGAAAGAAAAGGGAATGTTGCGATGGGGGGATCGCCCGTGA
- the yqeH gene encoding ribosome biogenesis GTPase YqeH, translating into MGGSPVRESALYCVGCGVPLQAADPKQPGYVPEKVLAEAEQDAVCQRCFRIRHYNEVAPVVQDPGYYEDLLQRIADTDSLVVQVVDLFDFDGSWIPDLPRWIGENPLLLIANKIDLFPRSVRHGRIREWVRRSAERLGANPVDIVLCSAAKGIYIREVMAAIERYRQGRDVYVVGVTNVGKSTLINRLLHDFGDGGQPITTSPYPGTTLDTIRIPLEDGRTLIDTPGIVRKDRLSEWVSPADLKVIVPKGTINPRVYQLNDRQTLFLGGLARVDFIKGPRQPFVLYVSNALYIHRTKYEKADEIQRAHLGELLTPPEDPSVLPPWRKQRFHIAGGGKQDLVIAGLGWIAVGKEAADIEVWVPEGIQVELRPSVI; encoded by the coding sequence ATGGGGGGATCGCCCGTGAGGGAATCGGCATTGTACTGTGTGGGATGCGGCGTGCCGCTGCAAGCCGCTGACCCGAAACAACCGGGATATGTTCCGGAAAAGGTGCTGGCGGAGGCGGAGCAGGATGCCGTTTGCCAGCGTTGTTTTCGTATTCGGCATTATAACGAAGTGGCACCTGTCGTACAGGACCCCGGCTACTATGAGGACTTGCTGCAACGAATTGCGGATACGGACAGCCTCGTCGTTCAAGTGGTGGACCTGTTTGATTTCGACGGGAGTTGGATCCCGGATCTGCCGCGGTGGATCGGGGAAAATCCGCTTCTGTTGATCGCCAACAAAATCGATTTATTCCCCAGATCGGTCAGGCACGGGCGGATTCGTGAATGGGTGCGCCGGTCCGCTGAGCGCCTCGGCGCGAATCCGGTGGATATCGTGCTGTGCAGTGCGGCCAAAGGTATTTACATACGGGAAGTGATGGCGGCCATCGAGCGTTACCGACAGGGGAGGGACGTGTACGTCGTCGGTGTCACCAACGTAGGGAAATCAACGTTGATCAACCGTTTATTGCATGATTTCGGCGATGGCGGTCAACCGATCACGACTTCGCCATATCCGGGTACGACCTTAGATACAATCCGGATTCCGTTGGAAGACGGGCGCACCCTGATTGACACCCCCGGCATCGTACGAAAGGATCGGTTGAGCGAATGGGTTTCTCCCGCCGATTTGAAGGTGATCGTACCCAAAGGCACCATAAATCCGCGCGTGTATCAGCTGAACGACCGGCAAACGCTATTCCTGGGCGGACTGGCACGCGTCGATTTTATAAAGGGACCGCGCCAGCCGTTTGTGTTGTATGTCTCCAATGCACTGTACATTCACCGGACCAAGTATGAGAAAGCGGATGAAATCCAACGGGCACATCTGGGTGAACTGTTGACACCGCCGGAAGATCCGTCCGTCTTGCCCCCTTGGCGCAAACAGCGATTCCACATTGCGGGCGGCGGGAAGCAGGATCTGGTGATCGCCGGCCTCGGATGGATCGCTGTTGGTAAAGAAGCGGCCGATATCGAGGTGTGGGTACCGGAAGGCATCCAGGTGGAATTGCGTCCGTCTGTCATCTAG